From Candidatus Baltobacteraceae bacterium, one genomic window encodes:
- a CDS encoding ABC transporter ATP-binding protein produces the protein MIVAREVGLRIGDRTLLDDVSFDVRAGEFVAVLGPNGVGKTTLLRAMAGTRAIESGTLCIAGREIARLSPSERARTIAFMASDDLFSEHLTVRDVVATGRYAYHRWWQWHEDAVDSAAIERALDAVGMRAFAARAFVTLSSGERQRIWLALGLAQEAPVLLLDEPTSHLDVRVAHSILALLREQVLAGKSVVCVLHDLNEAAEFADRIMLLGCGKMLAIDTPAAVFESGRLEQAYGVPMEIVHAPSGALRVFPAVSRRE, from the coding sequence ATGATCGTCGCGCGCGAAGTCGGCCTGCGAATCGGCGATCGAACGTTGCTCGACGACGTGAGCTTCGACGTGCGCGCCGGCGAATTCGTGGCCGTGCTCGGACCCAACGGCGTCGGCAAGACGACGTTGCTCCGAGCGATGGCCGGAACGCGCGCCATCGAATCCGGCACTCTCTGCATCGCGGGTCGCGAGATCGCCCGCTTGTCGCCGAGCGAGCGCGCGCGCACGATCGCCTTCATGGCAAGCGACGATCTTTTTAGCGAGCACCTGACGGTGCGCGACGTCGTCGCGACGGGCCGGTACGCTTACCATCGTTGGTGGCAATGGCACGAAGATGCGGTCGACAGCGCGGCGATCGAACGCGCGCTCGACGCGGTTGGGATGCGCGCGTTTGCCGCCCGCGCGTTCGTCACGCTTTCGAGCGGCGAACGGCAACGCATTTGGCTGGCGCTCGGGCTCGCGCAGGAAGCCCCGGTGCTGCTTCTCGACGAGCCGACCAGTCATCTGGACGTACGCGTCGCGCATTCGATCCTCGCGCTGCTACGCGAGCAAGTGCTCGCCGGCAAGAGCGTGGTCTGCGTTCTCCACGATCTCAACGAAGCGGCCGAATTTGCCGACCGCATCATGCTGCTGGGCTGCGGAAAGATGCTCGCGATCGATACGCCGGCGGCCGTCTTCGAATCGGGCCGGCTCGAACAGGCCTACGGAGTACCGATGGAGATCGTGCACGCTCCGAGCGGCGCGCTGCGCGTGTTTCCTGCGGTCAGCCGGCGCGAGTAA